The following coding sequences are from one Methanosarcina sp. WWM596 window:
- a CDS encoding DsrE family protein, whose protein sequence is MKSVFYLLDTAPYYLLDTAPYGSEKAFGALNAAAVSLNRMHVTLGLYGDGVYLVAAGQDSRKLGVPNLSDILYSYGELRVLVHEPSLFERGLFEETLIETLELVDEEDFLEAMESSDCVLVF, encoded by the coding sequence ATGAAATCAGTATTCTATCTGCTGGACACTGCTCCTTACTATCTGCTGGACACTGCTCCTTACGGCAGTGAAAAAGCCTTCGGAGCACTGAATGCGGCTGCAGTAAGCCTCAACAGGATGCATGTGACCCTTGGCCTTTATGGAGATGGAGTTTATCTTGTGGCTGCCGGTCAGGACAGCAGAAAGCTTGGAGTACCAAACCTTTCAGATATTCTCTATTCATATGGGGAGTTGAGAGTACTTGTGCATGAACCCTCACTGTTTGAGAGGGGCCTTTTTGAGGAAACCCTGATAGAGACCTTGGAACTCGTCGATGAAGAGGACTTTCTCGAAGCGATGGAAAGCTCGGATTGCGTTCTCGTATTTTAA
- a CDS encoding putative zinc-binding protein encodes MSEEVKCACGTANVGIFACSGGSNVGQIANKVAIELTKQEVGKMMCTVGIGGRIKGLMKSAEGSERLIAIDGCPLNCTKETLELAGFVPDRHIVISELGIKKSKDLDLKDEEVKEALDKIKEILQSD; translated from the coding sequence ATGTCAGAAGAAGTAAAATGTGCATGCGGGACAGCAAACGTAGGGATCTTTGCCTGCAGCGGAGGGTCCAACGTAGGCCAGATCGCAAACAAAGTCGCAATCGAACTTACAAAGCAGGAAGTTGGGAAAATGATGTGCACAGTCGGGATCGGCGGCAGGATTAAAGGCCTTATGAAATCGGCCGAAGGTTCCGAAAGGCTCATAGCCATTGACGGCTGCCCCTTAAACTGCACAAAAGAGACCCTGGAGCTTGCCGGTTTTGTCCCTGACAGGCACATTGTGATCTCCGAGTTAGGGATCAAAAAAAGCAAAGACCTGGACCTCAAGGATGAAGAAGTTAAAGAAGCCCTGGATAAGATAAAGGAGATACTGCAGTCCGATTGA
- a CDS encoding helix-turn-helix transcriptional regulator: MINEENVKVFKALSEETRYKIIKVLLEGEKCACEIPDLIGKTQSNTSMHLAKLQDWGIIKVRKDGKMRLYSIDNEKVRKLLKLLEE, encoded by the coding sequence ATGATTAATGAAGAAAATGTAAAGGTTTTCAAAGCCCTGAGTGAGGAAACCAGATATAAAATCATAAAAGTCCTGCTTGAAGGGGAAAAATGTGCATGTGAGATTCCTGACCTCATAGGCAAGACCCAGTCCAATACCTCGATGCATCTAGCAAAACTGCAGGACTGGGGTATCATCAAGGTAAGAAAGGACGGAAAGATGAGGCTTTATTCCATAGACAACGAAAAAGTCCGGAAGCTTCTGAAGTTACTTGAAGAATAA
- a CDS encoding thioredoxin family protein: MKIEVLGSGCAKCNKTKEMAEKAVKEMGVEAEIVKVEDFDKILGYGVMITPALVIDGDVKVAGKVPSVEDIKKWIAK; encoded by the coding sequence ATGAAAATAGAAGTACTGGGTTCAGGTTGCGCAAAATGCAATAAGACAAAAGAAATGGCTGAAAAAGCTGTCAAGGAAATGGGTGTTGAAGCCGAAATTGTCAAGGTAGAGGACTTTGACAAAATACTGGGATATGGGGTCATGATCACTCCTGCTCTTGTTATTGACGGAGATGTTAAAGTCGCAGGTAAAGTCCCAAGTGTAGAAGACATCAAAAAGTGGATTGCAAAATAA
- a CDS encoding (Fe-S)-binding protein, giving the protein MPCIADSSKFRVIANVAPPLGGTLKILEPLFPRGRYSDRINALIMQKGEIITTIYGTGKVTMTMIKNEGEAGEALKNLRNTINEAIAKGIAPAPREKVRVEPMEIYKYLPQTNCGKCSEQSCYTFAIKLMSGEVSLDKCTPLKEPGYSTNQEHLQVLTAYI; this is encoded by the coding sequence TTGCCCTGCATAGCAGACTCCTCGAAGTTCAGGGTGATCGCAAACGTGGCTCCTCCCCTGGGTGGAACCCTGAAGATTCTTGAGCCCCTCTTTCCCAGAGGGAGATATTCGGACAGAATAAATGCTCTAATAATGCAAAAAGGGGAAATTATTACAACTATTTATGGCACTGGAAAAGTTACCATGACTATGATAAAAAACGAGGGAGAAGCCGGAGAAGCGCTTAAAAACCTGAGAAATACTATCAATGAGGCTATTGCAAAAGGTATCGCTCCAGCTCCCAGGGAAAAAGTCAGAGTCGAACCCATGGAGATCTACAAATACCTGCCCCAGACCAACTGCGGGAAGTGCAGCGAACAGAGCTGTTACACCTTTGCCATAAAACTCATGAGTGGGGAAGTCTCCCTGGATAAGTGTACACCCCTCAAAGAACCTGGATATTCAACAAATCAGGAACATCTGCAGGTACTGACTGCGTATATTTGA
- a CDS encoding glycosyltransferase family 4 protein has protein sequence MRVLHVMPYIPYPVSGAPVRDYNIIKNLSEKKIDSHMVCNYSVDNKLENSTYNLNQLEKELNAKIYTREVPDLSILKKTKAVFLNSMYPPIYRYNSPANIRSIESVLKKSQFDIIHAQHTIEAAPVVQAASNSHFKGCKVITLHNVDHLNFIRQINHQKSSWVRFAHKRVVKGFKDHELKIIDQFDHIFVVSETDKEIYVSCRIPEDKIDVIPNGVDCNFYNTEEFATSVQLSHPNILFMGSLSYKPNDFGIKNYLENVHPAIKKKFPNIKFYIIGKSCPAWLNEYSKTDNTVEIIGFVEDVRPYIFNADVCIAPLTSGSGTRLKILEYMAMSKPVVSTTIGAEGLEISNNKNILIADQWDTFADLIVSLLEDKEFSERIGINGRILVEDRYDWKKLVEKQVKVYKKLTTCNS, from the coding sequence GTGAGAGTTTTACATGTAATGCCCTATATTCCTTATCCTGTAAGTGGAGCTCCTGTCAGAGATTATAATATAATAAAAAATCTATCTGAAAAAAAGATAGATTCACATATGGTTTGTAATTATTCTGTTGATAATAAGCTTGAGAATTCAACATACAACTTGAATCAGCTTGAAAAAGAATTGAACGCAAAAATATACACCAGAGAGGTCCCGGATTTATCTATACTCAAAAAAACGAAAGCCGTTTTTTTAAACAGTATGTATCCTCCTATTTATAGATATAATTCACCAGCAAATATAAGGAGTATCGAATCTGTACTAAAAAAAAGTCAATTCGATATTATTCACGCACAGCACACTATTGAGGCTGCACCTGTAGTACAGGCTGCATCAAACTCCCACTTTAAAGGGTGTAAGGTTATTACTCTTCATAATGTTGATCACTTAAATTTTATAAGGCAAATTAATCACCAAAAAAGTTCCTGGGTTAGGTTTGCACACAAGCGTGTTGTTAAAGGATTTAAGGATCATGAATTAAAGATTATAGACCAATTTGATCACATATTTGTAGTTTCGGAAACAGATAAAGAAATATACGTATCCTGCAGAATCCCGGAAGATAAAATAGATGTAATCCCGAATGGGGTGGATTGCAATTTCTATAATACGGAAGAGTTTGCAACCAGTGTTCAATTATCCCATCCAAATATCTTATTTATGGGGAGTTTATCGTATAAACCTAATGACTTCGGAATTAAAAACTATTTAGAAAATGTTCATCCCGCAATAAAAAAGAAATTCCCGAATATAAAATTTTACATTATAGGTAAAAGCTGCCCTGCCTGGCTCAATGAGTATTCAAAGACAGACAATACTGTGGAAATTATAGGGTTTGTAGAAGATGTAAGACCTTATATCTTTAACGCAGATGTCTGCATTGCCCCGTTAACCAGCGGTTCGGGTACCCGTCTGAAGATACTTGAATACATGGCAATGAGCAAACCGGTGGTTTCCACAACAATTGGTGCAGAAGGCTTAGAAATTAGCAACAACAAAAATATTTTAATCGCAGACCAATGGGATACATTTGCAGATTTAATTGTTTCATTATTAGAAGATAAAGAATTTTCTGAGCGAATCGGTATCAATGGAAGAATACTGGTTGAAGACAGATATGACTGGAAAAAGCTCGTAGAAAAACAAGTAAAAGTATATAAAAAGCTGACCACATGTAATTCTTAA
- a CDS encoding permease, giving the protein MTLDYITYLISVGLQSVQEYLALHVLMCLVPAFFLAGAIASLFSKESVLKFFGADAPKYVSYTVAAVSGCLLAVCSCTVLPLFAGIYKRGAGIGPATTFLFSAPAINILAIVYTAKILGYDLGAARAFAAILLSVLVGLVMALAYEGKATERKSIKTFGEEEHKHSVELFIVLIAVLIAPELMSSWGWKYTTQFLVWIPMLVITAFLSLKWFSKEEIESWMGETWFLIKQITPLLLLGVFFAGIAVVVLPKELVAAFVGGNSLTSNFISSVAGAFMYFSTLTEVPIIKALTLLGMGKGPSLAMLLAGPALSLPNMIVINRIMGPKKGMTYISLVVLIATVSGYIFGVMFV; this is encoded by the coding sequence ATGACTCTTGATTATATCACTTATCTCATATCCGTAGGGCTTCAGTCAGTGCAGGAGTATCTGGCACTCCATGTGTTGATGTGCCTTGTGCCTGCCTTTTTCCTGGCTGGTGCGATTGCCTCCCTCTTTTCCAAGGAATCTGTGCTTAAGTTCTTCGGAGCGGACGCCCCCAAATATGTCTCGTACACGGTAGCTGCGGTTTCAGGCTGCCTCCTTGCGGTTTGCAGCTGTACGGTGCTTCCCCTCTTTGCAGGGATATATAAACGGGGGGCAGGCATAGGTCCTGCAACCACCTTTTTATTCTCTGCCCCTGCGATCAATATCCTTGCAATTGTCTATACAGCAAAAATCCTGGGATATGACCTCGGAGCAGCCCGTGCCTTTGCGGCAATTCTTCTTTCCGTACTTGTTGGTTTAGTTATGGCTCTTGCGTATGAAGGAAAAGCAACCGAACGCAAGTCCATAAAGACTTTCGGAGAAGAAGAACATAAACACAGCGTTGAACTCTTTATTGTGCTAATTGCAGTTCTTATAGCCCCCGAGCTGATGTCCTCCTGGGGCTGGAAGTATACAACTCAGTTTCTTGTCTGGATCCCAATGCTGGTAATTACAGCATTCCTATCTTTAAAATGGTTTTCAAAAGAAGAAATAGAAAGCTGGATGGGAGAAACCTGGTTCCTGATAAAACAGATCACCCCTCTGCTCCTGCTGGGAGTTTTCTTTGCCGGGATTGCGGTAGTCGTACTCCCCAAAGAGTTAGTAGCGGCTTTTGTGGGAGGAAATTCTCTTACTTCAAACTTTATTTCCTCAGTAGCCGGAGCCTTCATGTATTTTTCCACTCTCACTGAAGTGCCAATCATCAAAGCTCTCACGCTGCTTGGAATGGGAAAAGGTCCTTCTCTTGCCATGCTCCTTGCAGGTCCAGCACTCAGTCTACCGAATATGATTGTTATCAACAGGATCATGGGGCCAAAAAAAGGCATGACCTACATCTCCCTCGTGGTTTTGATTGCGACCGTTTCAGGGTATATATTCGGAGTTATGTTTGTATAA
- a CDS encoding DUF2206 domain-containing protein, producing the protein MEKIINYDAKKFLIFLFSIHCALVGSILLDFLNFPVPILRQVIGFVYLTFVPGIVLHRALKLRKLTFLESFICIVGLSMLFIMFSGFFINSLGYFFTDALISTIPLTLIIGTILLFLSLICYMRDKNESNEVYSSTTKTSLSLPLLFLCTIPFLSIIGSYLINFYHTNILAIISIIFIIIVLIIVTFTDLLPKNLYPFSIFIISISILYHNSLASTFLDGWDIHFEYYFANLVLGNSLWDSTIPLNVNAMLSIVMLAPIYSEICNLELTYVFKIVYPFIFSMVPIGIYHIYQKQILNEKIAFISVFYFMSIYTFFTEMLALARQQIAEFFFVLIFLIMLSNLDLFKKRLLMVLFVLGLVTSHYGLSYLILLFMPVGYLFMTYVLKHKSDTYTINFMLLFSIIVFIWYTNFTQGSVLETIVSIFGHIHESIMDDLFSTRSVELATSTSPFLSGQILRMLYLLSQFFIAIGFITVYLKPEDFKISNEYFGFSFVFLSVLITSFFTSSTGMNIHRLYHITSIFLSMFCVVGGFTFFQSISKILHTHPISYKKSLKILSVFFAVFMIFNVGIGQQIIHDNPTSVSINREWAKNSDNLEHKYVFYKMHFPSQDVTGTKWLSKNRNSTTKIYADLSSTALLFFSYGMIPGEPILTDHSRIEPGSYVYLRYPNVNYGIMYGPKQGMKWNITDIPLSDQNNLIYSNYDNSIYKL; encoded by the coding sequence ATGGAAAAAATAATCAACTACGATGCTAAAAAATTTTTGATCTTTTTATTCTCTATACATTGTGCACTTGTAGGTTCAATATTGCTTGACTTCCTAAATTTCCCCGTTCCAATCTTACGGCAAGTAATCGGGTTTGTATATCTTACTTTTGTACCTGGAATCGTTCTGCATAGAGCTCTTAAATTAAGAAAACTGACTTTCCTTGAATCATTTATTTGTATCGTGGGACTGAGCATGCTGTTTATCATGTTTTCAGGCTTTTTTATAAACAGCCTTGGCTATTTTTTCACGGATGCTCTTATCTCAACTATTCCTTTAACTTTAATAATAGGTACGATTTTATTATTTTTATCCCTCATATGCTATATGAGAGATAAAAATGAATCTAATGAAGTATACTCCAGCACTACAAAAACTTCATTATCCCTACCTTTATTATTTTTATGCACAATTCCATTTTTAAGTATAATTGGGAGCTATCTCATTAACTTTTATCACACAAATATACTTGCAATAATATCTATAATTTTTATAATTATAGTATTAATTATAGTTACATTTACCGATTTGCTGCCAAAAAATTTATATCCCTTTTCAATATTTATAATCTCAATTTCCATCTTATACCATAATTCATTAGCATCAACTTTTTTAGATGGCTGGGATATTCACTTTGAGTACTATTTTGCGAACCTTGTTTTGGGAAATTCTTTATGGGACTCTACAATTCCCTTAAATGTCAATGCAATGCTAAGCATTGTAATGCTTGCTCCCATCTATTCAGAGATATGCAATTTAGAACTTACATATGTGTTTAAAATAGTATATCCCTTTATCTTTTCGATGGTACCTATTGGAATCTACCATATATACCAAAAACAGATACTAAATGAAAAAATTGCTTTTATATCAGTATTTTATTTCATGTCGATATATACATTTTTTACAGAAATGCTAGCATTAGCAAGACAACAAATTGCAGAATTCTTTTTTGTTCTTATCTTCTTAATTATGTTAAGTAACCTAGATTTATTTAAGAAACGACTTTTGATGGTTTTATTTGTACTGGGTTTGGTTACTTCTCATTACGGATTATCCTACTTGATACTCTTGTTTATGCCAGTAGGATATTTATTTATGACTTATGTTTTAAAACATAAAAGTGACACATACACAATTAATTTTATGCTTTTATTCTCTATTATTGTTTTCATATGGTATACCAATTTCACACAAGGATCTGTATTGGAAACAATAGTTAGTATATTCGGCCACATTCATGAAAGTATAATGGATGATTTATTTTCAACAAGGTCAGTTGAACTGGCTACCAGTACATCTCCTTTTTTGAGTGGGCAAATATTAAGAATGCTATATCTATTATCACAATTTTTCATAGCTATAGGATTCATAACTGTATATCTTAAACCAGAAGATTTTAAAATATCTAATGAATATTTTGGTTTTTCATTTGTATTTTTATCTGTACTGATCACATCATTTTTCACTTCTTCTACAGGTATGAATATCCACAGGTTGTATCACATAACATCCATCTTTTTATCAATGTTCTGTGTTGTTGGTGGATTTACTTTTTTTCAGTCGATATCTAAGATTCTCCATACGCATCCAATATCTTATAAAAAGTCATTAAAAATTTTATCTGTCTTTTTTGCAGTATTTATGATTTTTAATGTCGGTATTGGTCAGCAAATAATACATGATAACCCTACTTCCGTATCTATTAATAGGGAATGGGCAAAAAACTCAGATAACCTCGAACATAAATATGTCTTCTACAAAATGCATTTTCCATCCCAGGATGTTACTGGTACTAAATGGTTATCTAAAAACAGAAATTCAACGACAAAAATATATGCTGATCTGTCATCCACAGCACTCCTATTCTTCAGCTATGGCATGATCCCCGGCGAACCCATATTAACCGATCATAGCAGGATAGAGCCAGGTTCTTATGTCTATTTAAGGTACCCAAACGTTAATTATGGGATTATGTATGGACCGAAACAAGGCATGAAATGGAATATTACTGACATCCCATTATCTGATCAAAATAATCTGATTTATTCAAACTATGATAATTCCATATATAAACTTTAA
- a CDS encoding DsrE/DsrF/TusD sulfur relay family protein — translation MKTLTIVLTDGPYISEYAEIACKLAENALERYHVNIFLYLDAVHIPKKGQNPSFFINTGELFAGLAEKGAVIRACARCAAARGYIAEEETANGSNCGDYMPGIKISSLYELSEMLSKSDRVISLSR, via the coding sequence TTGAAGACGCTTACTATCGTGCTCACTGACGGCCCTTATATTTCCGAATACGCTGAGATTGCCTGCAAACTCGCTGAGAACGCCCTTGAACGGTATCATGTGAACATATTCCTGTACCTGGACGCAGTGCATATTCCCAAGAAAGGCCAGAACCCATCCTTTTTTATCAACACAGGCGAACTTTTCGCCGGACTTGCAGAGAAAGGGGCTGTAATCAGAGCCTGTGCACGGTGTGCTGCTGCAAGAGGTTACATAGCAGAAGAGGAAACTGCGAACGGAAGTAACTGCGGAGACTACATGCCTGGAATAAAAATTTCCAGTCTCTATGAACTCTCAGAAATGCTGAGTAAAAGTGATAGAGTAATCTCACTTTCGAGATGA
- a CDS encoding flippase, with amino-acid sequence MSEVISKSLTNVAQSAIIIFIGMIINLALGFLGRIIFIRFTTQSEYGIYSLAFTLMSVFVTISTLGLYDGTTRYIAKFRAKDQSEYVQDTVVSSIVIALISSILISVIAYLGSDYISVNIYNSPELSPVFKMLLIAVPLSVLISIFISIFRGFGESKIKICLNEILRPVTYLLFLASVVFLRLPFHNMVFVYVISILITFLAFIIYFIKKPPFKLKWNKLRINHVTKELLIYSMPLLAVSILLTIMSWTDTLMLGYFKTPEVVGMYSAAYTIASLLSVVINSVGFLYVPIISQLYSKNQIEELGVINATSTKWSFMFTLPMFFLFFLYPDFILDLFYDSRYIEASTVFQVLVLGFITNAYFGLNYHTLMSIGKSYFLMNCTLMSAILNILLNLILIPSFGMVGAAIASALSFAVVEIYMTVKLYHFLNIHPFTNIYLRFTILSVLLAVIFYFVKSLFITTFWAVAISYSIFLLIYVISILYTKSLDRDDIKILVEIGKKSGINIPYKKFLKLIGTKKVN; translated from the coding sequence ATGTCTGAAGTTATAAGCAAATCACTTACAAATGTAGCTCAAAGTGCTATTATTATATTTATTGGAATGATTATTAATTTGGCTTTAGGATTTTTAGGTAGAATTATTTTTATAAGGTTCACAACCCAGAGTGAATATGGAATTTACTCTCTGGCTTTTACACTAATGAGTGTATTTGTTACAATATCTACACTTGGTTTATATGATGGGACTACAAGGTACATTGCAAAGTTCAGAGCAAAAGACCAATCAGAATATGTGCAGGATACAGTTGTTTCATCAATAGTAATTGCGTTAATTTCCAGTATTTTAATTTCTGTTATTGCATATCTGGGATCTGATTATATATCTGTGAATATTTATAATTCCCCAGAACTCTCCCCAGTTTTTAAAATGTTATTAATTGCGGTTCCCCTGTCAGTTTTGATCAGCATATTTATCTCAATTTTCAGGGGCTTTGGTGAGTCTAAAATAAAAATTTGTTTAAACGAAATCTTAAGACCGGTTACTTATCTCTTATTTCTGGCCTCTGTAGTTTTTTTACGATTACCGTTTCATAATATGGTTTTTGTCTATGTCATATCAATTCTAATTACATTTCTGGCGTTTATAATTTATTTTATCAAAAAACCCCCGTTCAAACTAAAGTGGAACAAGCTACGTATAAACCACGTTACAAAAGAATTATTAATATATTCCATGCCACTTCTCGCGGTAAGCATACTGCTTACAATAATGTCATGGACTGACACTTTGATGCTCGGTTACTTTAAAACACCAGAAGTAGTTGGCATGTATAGTGCTGCATACACGATAGCCAGTCTGCTTTCAGTTGTTATTAATTCTGTAGGCTTTCTTTACGTTCCAATTATTTCACAACTTTATAGTAAAAATCAAATTGAGGAACTCGGGGTCATTAATGCAACGTCAACTAAATGGTCTTTTATGTTTACTTTGCCGATGTTTTTTTTGTTTTTTTTATATCCAGATTTTATCTTAGATTTATTTTATGATTCTCGGTATATTGAGGCCAGTACCGTCTTCCAGGTTTTAGTCCTGGGATTTATAACAAACGCTTATTTTGGTCTTAACTATCATACGTTAATGTCTATAGGGAAATCCTACTTCTTAATGAACTGTACTTTAATGAGTGCCATCTTGAATATACTGCTGAATCTAATTTTGATTCCCTCTTTTGGAATGGTTGGAGCAGCAATTGCATCGGCTTTGTCTTTTGCAGTAGTCGAAATATACATGACTGTAAAACTATATCATTTTTTGAATATACATCCCTTTACAAATATTTATTTGAGGTTTACTATATTGTCAGTACTACTCGCAGTTATTTTTTATTTTGTGAAGAGCCTGTTTATTACAACATTCTGGGCAGTGGCAATATCGTATTCAATTTTTTTGCTAATTTATGTTATTTCCATATTATATACAAAATCACTGGATAGAGATGATATCAAGATATTGGTTGAAATTGGGAAAAAAAGTGGAATTAATATTCCATATAAAAAATTTTTAAAATTGATAGGTACTAAAAAAGTTAACTAA
- a CDS encoding sulfite exporter TauE/SafE family protein: MEMIFIIGLLITGIIVGLASGLLGVGGCFIMVPVQFWVLTQMGIEPTIAIRVAFGTNLAVVLPTAISGAYGHNKNGAVLWKQASYLGAFGFCGAILGAYIASNLPGDILKTAFGLVIVLGAVRMLTAKPMKIDEEPSESPMLYAIAGIFLGLVSGIIGIGGGVVMIPIMVLGLRFRMHQAIGTSTAVMAIIAIGGILSYMYNGWNVSGLPAYSLGYVNLLQLALLAGSSVPMAFVGSKVAHMLSHKTLMNIFIIVMLYMGLKMIGVYSWLGLPL; the protein is encoded by the coding sequence ATGGAAATGATATTTATTATCGGTCTGCTCATTACAGGAATAATTGTTGGTCTTGCTTCCGGGCTCTTAGGTGTTGGAGGGTGCTTTATCATGGTTCCTGTCCAGTTCTGGGTCCTGACGCAAATGGGAATTGAACCTACTATTGCAATACGTGTTGCTTTTGGTACCAACCTTGCGGTGGTCCTTCCGACAGCAATCAGTGGAGCGTACGGCCACAATAAAAACGGTGCTGTGCTCTGGAAACAAGCTTCCTACCTTGGAGCTTTTGGCTTCTGCGGCGCGATCCTGGGGGCTTACATTGCCAGCAATCTTCCCGGGGATATACTTAAAACAGCATTTGGGCTTGTAATAGTTCTGGGGGCTGTAAGGATGTTGACAGCCAAACCTATGAAGATAGATGAGGAACCGTCCGAATCCCCAATGTTGTATGCAATTGCCGGTATTTTCCTTGGACTTGTATCCGGAATAATAGGCATTGGCGGAGGAGTCGTAATGATCCCTATTATGGTCCTGGGACTGAGATTCCGGATGCATCAGGCTATAGGTACATCCACAGCAGTGATGGCTATTATTGCCATTGGTGGAATCCTTTCATACATGTATAACGGCTGGAATGTTTCGGGATTGCCTGCCTATTCACTGGGCTATGTCAACCTGCTCCAGCTTGCACTCCTGGCGGGTTCCAGTGTACCGATGGCTTTTGTGGGTTCCAAAGTAGCACACATGCTGTCCCATAAAACTCTCATGAATATCTTTATCATAGTGATGCTGTACATGGGATTGAAAATGATTGGAGTTTATAGCTGGTTGGGCTTACCTCTGTGA
- the tusB gene encoding sulfurtransferase complex subunit TusB: MKREEYDIFLLTKPPFSPRSELCLKLAARSGNARLYLAGDGVYHLLSGIEELPGYKVYACQEDLDARAIGDREKVTVPEAFYETFTEDLIEHCEQVYTF; this comes from the coding sequence GTGAAACGAGAAGAATATGATATATTCCTGCTGACTAAGCCCCCTTTCAGTCCAAGGTCAGAGTTATGCCTCAAACTGGCTGCCCGCTCCGGAAATGCCAGACTATACCTTGCAGGAGATGGAGTCTATCATCTGCTTTCCGGAATCGAGGAACTGCCGGGATACAAAGTCTATGCCTGTCAGGAAGACCTTGATGCCAGAGCAATCGGGGACAGAGAAAAAGTTACAGTTCCGGAAGCTTTTTACGAAACTTTTACAGAAGACTTAATAGAACACTGCGAACAGGTTTATACATTCTGA